A single genomic interval of Stenotrophomonas sp. ZAC14D1_NAIMI4_1 harbors:
- the yeiP gene encoding elongation factor P-like protein YeiP, with amino-acid sequence MKANDIKKGNVVEYNNGVYQIRDIERSSPQGRGGNVRFRFIMYSVPGGNKLDASFDADDNLVEVELLRRQSTYSYKDGDAFVFLDDEDYTPYTLDADVIGDDAGYITDGLTGIYVQVIDEQPVAIQLPASVVLEVIETPPELKGGTATKRPKPAKLNTGIEIMVPEYIANGERVLVNTATGEFAGRAD; translated from the coding sequence ATGAAAGCCAACGACATCAAGAAGGGCAACGTCGTCGAGTACAACAACGGCGTGTACCAGATCCGCGACATCGAACGCAGCTCGCCGCAGGGCCGCGGCGGCAACGTCCGCTTCCGCTTCATCATGTACAGCGTGCCGGGTGGCAACAAGCTCGACGCCAGCTTCGATGCCGACGACAACCTGGTCGAAGTCGAACTGCTGCGCCGCCAGTCCACCTATTCCTACAAGGACGGCGATGCGTTCGTGTTCCTCGATGACGAGGACTACACCCCCTACACCCTCGACGCCGACGTGATCGGCGACGACGCCGGCTACATCACCGACGGGCTGACCGGCATCTACGTGCAGGTCATCGACGAGCAGCCGGTGGCGATCCAGCTGCCCGCCTCGGTGGTGCTGGAAGTGATCGAAACCCCGCCGGAACTGAAGGGCGGCACCGCCACCAAGCGCCCGAAGCCAGCCAAGCTGAACACCGGCATTGAAATCATGGTGCCGGAGTACATCGCCAACGGCGAGCGCGTGCTGGTGAACACCGCCACCGGCGAATTCGCCGGCCGCGCCGACTAA
- a CDS encoding SDR family oxidoreductase, whose protein sequence is MQLSSVRAVITGGVSGLGLAVAQHLVANGGKVALFDLNDDKGAAAVAGLGADSARYFNVNVSDEAAVAAAIDQAHDFLGGLNVAMNCAGILGAGRVLGKEGPMPLAGFQGTVMVNLVGSFNVAKAAANRMQHNDAGEDGERGVIINTASIAAYEGQIGQAAYAASKGGVVSMTLPMARELSRFGIRVNTIAPGVFWTPMVDGMPEAVQQSLAASIPFPSRLGKPDDFANLVGFILGNTYLNGETIRLDGATRLAPK, encoded by the coding sequence ATGCAGCTGTCTTCCGTACGTGCCGTGATCACCGGCGGCGTTTCCGGCCTCGGCCTGGCCGTGGCCCAGCACCTGGTCGCCAACGGCGGCAAGGTCGCCCTGTTCGACCTCAATGATGACAAGGGCGCGGCCGCCGTGGCCGGGCTGGGCGCCGACTCGGCCCGCTATTTCAACGTCAACGTCAGCGATGAGGCGGCCGTTGCCGCAGCCATCGACCAGGCCCACGATTTCCTCGGCGGCCTGAACGTGGCGATGAACTGCGCCGGCATCCTCGGTGCCGGCCGCGTGCTGGGCAAAGAGGGTCCGATGCCGCTGGCCGGCTTCCAGGGCACGGTGATGGTCAACCTGGTCGGCAGCTTCAACGTGGCCAAGGCCGCGGCCAACCGCATGCAGCACAACGACGCTGGCGAAGACGGCGAGCGCGGCGTGATCATCAACACTGCCAGCATCGCCGCCTACGAAGGCCAGATCGGCCAGGCCGCCTATGCCGCCAGCAAGGGCGGCGTGGTGTCGATGACCCTGCCGATGGCCCGCGAGCTCTCGCGCTTCGGCATCCGCGTCAACACGATTGCCCCGGGCGTGTTCTGGACGCCGATGGTCGATGGCATGCCCGAGGCCGTGCAGCAGTCGCTGGCCGCGTCCATCCCGTTCCCGTCGCGCCTGGGCAAGCCGGACGATTTCGCCAACCTGGTCGGCTTCATCCTCGGCAATACCTATCTCAACGGCGAGACCATCCGCCTGGACGGCGCTACCCGCCTCGCTCCGAAGTGA
- a CDS encoding EAL domain-containing protein, with protein sequence MNDSGPRDVPVYGEPSAVTDDALAALQAALAGAPPAAQARLLRQAMEALIDARLRMGEAQERYAALFDAVPDPVSILSADGVVLDVNRAGVHAYDRPREAIVGQPIELLNPDLPSDHLQPVWEALNRGDTYVIEVTNMRGDGSRFPVEVHSAGFQDHGQPCIVAVARDLSGRWRAESRYRLLMESIDKGVILFDRNLRVISANPAAHRILGITSNGNAFDALLDPEAWLIVDEHGNTLTQAQWPTIRCFQAGRVIRSTIIGLYHRPRGRMLWLSTTNVPVFGTGCDQADHVYSMFSDITELKRNNLLFARAQSLAHIGGWEWDRSLQRLYLTDEARRIVGQPDDLQDMTDLLDCLRSDDRTSLQQALADTIEHRSSFGLELQGQRRDGHSFWIRMIGEVSTGDVDAARITGTVQDITERKQAEETLRVQARTDPLTGIMNRDAVLTDLGVRMGSPGHDRVAVLYIDLDRFKVVNDLLGHNAGDELLIEATRRIATAIGTEGLLARFGGDEFLVICDLRDQPDQAEQLAERITAAFSSPFQLGSDEFQVTASIGIAKAPGDGDRPQQLIQNADTAMYECKRRTRNGWHVFSQELAERQNDRLQIESRLHKALDGDEFRLVYQPQINLRTGAVTGCEALMRWHNGQLGQMRPDLFIRHAEHTGDIVRIGQWALREACRQIRQWQDDGLETMRVAVNVSWRQFVGEDLARWVRQVLDEFELPGTVLELEFTERVLIEDAPDTLRTFARLREMGVMLTIDDFGEGYSALNYLRRLPIHGLKLSQLFVEGIPRNRSDVAVCEAVCAIARSLGLGVVAEGVETEAQRQCLLGLGVTIGQGFLFAPGLPPDEFKRRLRGRDPPEMARDLAG encoded by the coding sequence ATGAACGACAGCGGCCCGCGCGACGTTCCGGTGTACGGCGAACCATCTGCCGTGACCGACGACGCGCTGGCCGCACTGCAGGCCGCGCTGGCCGGCGCCCCGCCTGCCGCCCAGGCCCGCCTGCTGCGGCAGGCGATGGAGGCACTGATCGACGCCCGCCTGCGCATGGGCGAAGCACAGGAACGCTACGCCGCCCTGTTCGATGCGGTGCCCGACCCGGTCAGCATCCTCAGCGCCGACGGCGTGGTTCTGGACGTCAACCGCGCCGGCGTCCACGCCTACGACCGCCCGCGCGAGGCCATCGTCGGCCAGCCGATCGAACTGCTCAACCCCGACCTGCCCAGCGACCACCTGCAGCCGGTCTGGGAAGCACTGAACCGCGGTGACACCTACGTCATCGAAGTGACCAACATGCGCGGCGATGGCAGCCGCTTCCCGGTGGAAGTGCACTCGGCCGGCTTCCAGGACCACGGCCAGCCCTGCATCGTGGCCGTGGCGCGCGACCTGAGCGGGCGCTGGCGTGCCGAATCGCGCTACCGCCTGCTGATGGAATCGATCGACAAGGGCGTGATCCTGTTCGACCGCAACCTGCGGGTGATCTCGGCCAACCCGGCCGCGCACCGCATCCTGGGCATCACAAGCAACGGCAATGCGTTTGATGCCCTGCTCGACCCCGAGGCCTGGCTGATCGTCGACGAGCACGGCAACACCCTCACCCAGGCACAGTGGCCGACCATCCGCTGCTTCCAGGCCGGGCGGGTCATCCGCAGCACGATCATCGGCCTGTACCACCGCCCGCGCGGGCGCATGCTCTGGCTGTCGACCACCAACGTGCCGGTGTTCGGCACCGGCTGCGACCAGGCCGACCATGTCTATTCGATGTTCAGCGACATCACCGAACTCAAGCGCAACAACCTGCTGTTCGCGCGCGCGCAGTCGCTGGCCCACATCGGCGGCTGGGAATGGGACCGCAGCCTGCAGCGGCTGTACCTGACCGACGAGGCGCGGCGCATCGTCGGCCAGCCCGACGACCTGCAGGACATGACCGACCTGCTCGACTGCCTGCGCAGTGATGACCGCACCTCCCTGCAGCAGGCGCTGGCCGACACCATCGAGCACCGCAGCAGCTTCGGCCTGGAACTGCAGGGCCAGCGCCGCGACGGGCATTCGTTCTGGATCCGGATGATCGGCGAGGTGTCCACCGGCGATGTCGATGCCGCGCGCATCACCGGCACCGTGCAGGACATCACCGAACGCAAGCAGGCCGAAGAGACCCTGCGCGTGCAGGCGCGCACCGACCCGCTGACCGGCATCATGAACCGCGATGCGGTGCTCACCGACCTCGGCGTACGCATGGGCAGCCCCGGCCACGACCGGGTGGCGGTGCTGTACATCGACCTGGACCGCTTCAAGGTGGTCAACGACCTGCTCGGCCACAACGCCGGCGACGAGCTGCTGATCGAAGCGACCCGGCGCATCGCCACGGCCATCGGCACCGAAGGCCTGCTCGCCCGTTTCGGTGGCGACGAGTTCCTGGTGATCTGCGACCTGCGCGACCAGCCCGACCAGGCCGAGCAGCTGGCCGAGCGCATCACCGCCGCGTTCTCCTCCCCCTTCCAGCTGGGCAGCGATGAATTCCAGGTCACCGCCAGCATCGGCATCGCCAAGGCCCCCGGCGATGGCGACCGCCCGCAGCAGCTGATCCAGAACGCCGACACCGCCATGTACGAGTGCAAGCGCCGCACCCGCAACGGCTGGCACGTGTTCTCACAGGAGCTGGCCGAGCGCCAGAACGACCGCCTGCAGATCGAGAGCCGCCTGCACAAGGCACTGGACGGCGACGAGTTCCGACTGGTCTACCAGCCGCAGATCAACCTGCGCACCGGGGCCGTCACCGGCTGCGAGGCCCTGATGCGCTGGCACAACGGCCAGCTCGGGCAGATGCGCCCGGACCTGTTCATCCGCCACGCCGAGCACACCGGCGACATCGTGCGGATCGGCCAATGGGCGCTGCGCGAGGCGTGCCGCCAGATACGCCAATGGCAGGACGATGGCCTGGAGACGATGCGGGTGGCGGTCAACGTCTCCTGGCGGCAGTTCGTCGGCGAGGACCTGGCCCGCTGGGTACGGCAGGTGCTGGACGAGTTCGAGCTGCCCGGCACGGTGCTGGAACTGGAGTTCACCGAGCGGGTGCTGATCGAGGACGCGCCGGACACCCTGCGCACCTTCGCCCGCCTGCGCGAGATGGGCGTGATGCTGACCATCGACGATTTCGGCGAGGGCTACAGCGCACTGAACTACCTGCGGCGGCTGCCGATCCATGGCCTGAAACTGAGCCAGCTGTTCGTCGAGGGCATCCCGCGCAACCGCTCGGACGTGGCCGTGTGCGAGGCGGTCTGCGCAATCGCCCGCAGCCTCGGCCTGGGGGTGGTGGCCGAAGGCGTGGAAACCGAGGCCCAGCGCCAGTGCCTGCTGGGGCTGGGGGTGACCATCGGCCAGGGCTTCCTGTTCGCCCCGGGCCTGCCCCCCGATGAGTTCAAGCGGCGCCTGCGCGGTCGCGACCCGCCGGAGATGGCTCGGGACCTCGCCGGGTAG
- a CDS encoding hydroxymethylglutaryl-CoA lyase, which translates to MSDFVRIVEVGPRDGLQNEKQAVATADKIALINRLSATGLRTIEATSFVSPRWVPQLADAAEVYAGIDRRAGIAYPVLVPNEQGYDRARAVGVQEVAVFTAASEAFNRTNTNAGIDESLARFAPILRRAAEDGVRVRGYVSTVLGCPYQGDVPLADVVRVARALHDMGCYEISLGDTIGVGTPHKARAMLKAVAAEIPMDALAVHFHDTYGQAIANIASCLEEGVRVVDSAVSGAGGCPYAKGASGNVASEDVVYLLQGLGLECGVDLPALAETGRWLAGLLGRATASRVGQALAAT; encoded by the coding sequence ATGAGCGATTTCGTCCGCATCGTCGAAGTGGGCCCGCGTGACGGCCTGCAGAACGAAAAGCAGGCGGTGGCCACCGCCGACAAGATCGCGCTGATCAACCGCCTGTCCGCCACCGGCCTGCGCACCATCGAAGCGACCAGCTTCGTCAGCCCGCGCTGGGTGCCGCAGCTGGCCGATGCGGCCGAGGTCTACGCCGGCATCGACCGCCGCGCCGGCATCGCCTACCCGGTGCTGGTGCCCAACGAGCAGGGCTATGACCGGGCGCGTGCCGTCGGCGTGCAGGAAGTGGCGGTGTTCACCGCCGCCTCCGAGGCCTTCAACCGCACCAATACCAATGCCGGCATCGACGAGTCGCTGGCCCGCTTCGCGCCCATCCTCCGGCGTGCCGCCGAGGATGGCGTACGTGTGCGTGGCTACGTCTCCACCGTGCTCGGCTGCCCCTACCAGGGCGACGTGCCGCTGGCCGACGTGGTGCGCGTCGCGCGCGCCCTGCATGACATGGGCTGCTACGAAATTTCGCTCGGCGACACCATCGGCGTCGGCACCCCGCACAAGGCGCGGGCGATGCTGAAGGCGGTCGCTGCCGAGATCCCGATGGACGCACTGGCCGTGCACTTCCACGACACCTATGGCCAGGCCATCGCCAACATCGCCAGCTGCCTGGAAGAAGGCGTGCGCGTGGTCGACAGCGCGGTGTCCGGTGCGGGCGGCTGCCCGTATGCCAAGGGTGCCAGCGGCAACGTGGCCAGCGAGGACGTGGTCTACCTGCTGCAGGGCCTGGGCCTGGAGTGCGGCGTGGACCTGCCGGCCCTGGCTGAAACCGGCCGTTGGCTGGCCGGGTTGCTCGGCCGTGCCACTGCCAGCCGGGTCGGGCAGGCCCTGGCGGCGACATGA
- a CDS encoding enoyl-CoA hydratase/isomerase family protein gives MNDALLIERDGAVLTLWLNRPELHNAFDASLIARLTAALEAAGRDPAVRVVVLAGHGASFSAGADLQWMRGMAAASEAENREDSLALARLMRTLDELPKPTLARVHGAAFGGGVGLVACCDIAIATSAARFGLTESRLGLLPAVISPYVIEAIGPRQARRWFATGEHFDAETALRIGLVHQLVEPERLDDAVQRQLALLDKAGPIASASAKELVRQVRDSHDRDTLDRDNAALIARLRVSAEGQEGLGAFLDKRAPHWVTEA, from the coding sequence ATGAACGATGCTTTGCTGATCGAGCGCGATGGCGCCGTCCTGACCCTCTGGCTGAACCGGCCGGAGCTGCACAATGCCTTCGATGCCAGCCTGATCGCCCGGCTGACCGCCGCACTGGAGGCCGCCGGCCGCGACCCCGCGGTGCGGGTGGTGGTCCTGGCCGGCCACGGCGCGTCCTTCTCGGCGGGTGCCGACCTGCAGTGGATGCGCGGCATGGCCGCGGCCAGCGAGGCCGAGAACCGCGAGGACTCGCTGGCGCTGGCGCGGCTGATGCGCACCCTGGACGAGCTGCCCAAGCCGACCCTGGCCCGGGTCCACGGTGCAGCCTTCGGCGGCGGCGTCGGCCTGGTCGCCTGCTGCGACATCGCCATCGCCACCAGCGCGGCCCGGTTCGGCCTGACCGAGAGCCGCCTGGGCCTGCTGCCGGCGGTGATCTCGCCCTATGTGATCGAGGCCATCGGCCCGCGCCAGGCCCGCCGCTGGTTTGCCACCGGCGAGCACTTCGACGCGGAAACCGCCCTGCGCATCGGCCTGGTCCACCAGCTGGTCGAGCCCGAGCGCCTGGACGACGCCGTGCAGCGCCAGCTGGCCCTGCTGGACAAGGCCGGCCCGATCGCCTCGGCGTCGGCCAAGGAGCTGGTGCGCCAGGTCCGCGACAGCCACGACCGTGACACCCTCGACCGCGACAATGCCGCCCTGATCGCACGCCTGCGCGTGTCGGCCGAGGGCCAGGAAGGCCTCGGCGCCTTCCTCGACAAGCGTGCCCCGCACTGGGTGACGGAGGCCTGA
- a CDS encoding FeoA family protein → MTLSELPLHTPAVVDSVQDLHANDAIARRLRELGFVKGEEVRLVAKGPVGGEPLLVQVGFTRFALRISEAKRIVIDTARPESRA, encoded by the coding sequence ATGACGCTGTCCGAACTGCCCCTGCATACCCCGGCCGTGGTCGATTCCGTGCAGGACCTGCACGCCAACGATGCCATCGCCCGGCGCCTGCGCGAGCTGGGCTTCGTCAAGGGCGAGGAAGTGCGCCTGGTGGCCAAGGGGCCGGTCGGCGGCGAGCCGCTGCTGGTGCAGGTCGGGTTCACCCGTTTCGCGCTGCGCATCAGTGAGGCCAAGCGGATCGTCATCGACACCGCCCGTCCGGAGTCCCGTGCATGA
- the feoB gene encoding ferrous iron transport protein B, producing the protein MNAAVNAAPLRIALVGNPNSGKTALFNQLTGSRQKVANYTGVTVERKEGRLRAPSGREFAVLDLPGAYSLQPASLDEAITRDLCRGFYPGEAAPDVLLCVIDATNLRLHLRFALELRELGKPMVIALNMVDAAQRRGIRIDVAALEREIGVPVVETVAVRKQGAKALVDRLDAMVPHLDAPLAGVEGGIDYHAKVRSILSAAVTMPARTAKIDDTLDRWLLHPVFGLITLVVVMFLIFQAVFAWATPLMDGIEAGFGWLGEFVGGVLPEGPLTSLLTDGIIAGLGGVVVFLPQILILFAFILALEESGYLPRAAFLLDRMMAGAGLSGRSFIPLLSSFACAVPGIMATRSIQDPRDRLATILVAPLMTCSARLPVYALLIGAFIPAGKVGIFNQQGLVLFGLYVAGILSALVMSWVMKKWRRDKSEHPLMLELPSYRLPHVRDLAVGLYERGMIFLRRVGGIILALTILLWVLLTFPGAPADATMPAIDYSYAGQIGHAMTAIFAPLGFNWQICIALIPGLAAREVAVSSLATVYALSAADDDAAISALSPVVADGWSLATGLALMVWFIYAPMCISTLATIKRETNSWKTMGFSALYLFAAAYVAALITYQVTVALGGG; encoded by the coding sequence ATGAATGCTGCCGTCAACGCCGCCCCGCTGCGCATCGCGCTGGTCGGCAACCCCAACAGCGGCAAGACCGCGCTGTTCAACCAGCTGACCGGCAGCCGGCAGAAGGTCGCCAACTACACCGGCGTCACCGTCGAGCGCAAGGAAGGCCGCCTGCGTGCGCCGTCCGGCCGCGAGTTCGCCGTGCTCGACCTGCCCGGCGCCTACAGCCTGCAGCCGGCCAGCCTGGACGAGGCGATCACCCGCGACCTGTGCCGGGGCTTCTACCCGGGCGAGGCTGCGCCGGATGTGCTGCTGTGCGTGATCGACGCCACCAACCTGCGCCTGCACCTGCGCTTCGCGCTGGAGCTGCGTGAGCTGGGCAAGCCGATGGTGATCGCGCTGAACATGGTCGATGCGGCCCAGCGCCGTGGCATCCGCATCGACGTGGCTGCGCTGGAACGCGAGATCGGCGTGCCGGTGGTGGAAACCGTGGCCGTGCGCAAGCAGGGCGCCAAGGCGCTGGTTGATCGCCTCGATGCGATGGTGCCGCACCTGGATGCGCCGCTGGCCGGCGTCGAGGGCGGCATCGATTACCACGCCAAGGTGCGCAGCATTCTTTCGGCCGCCGTCACCATGCCGGCGCGCACCGCGAAGATCGATGACACGCTGGACCGCTGGCTGCTGCACCCGGTGTTCGGCCTGATCACCCTGGTGGTGGTCATGTTCCTGATCTTCCAGGCGGTGTTCGCCTGGGCGACGCCGCTGATGGACGGCATCGAAGCCGGCTTCGGCTGGCTGGGCGAGTTCGTTGGCGGCGTGCTGCCCGAAGGCCCGCTGACCAGCCTGCTGACCGACGGCATCATCGCCGGCCTCGGTGGCGTGGTGGTGTTCCTGCCGCAGATCCTGATCCTGTTCGCCTTCATCCTTGCATTGGAGGAGTCGGGCTACCTGCCGCGCGCGGCCTTCCTGCTCGACCGCATGATGGCGGGCGCCGGCCTGTCGGGCCGTTCGTTCATCCCGCTGCTGTCCAGCTTCGCCTGTGCGGTGCCCGGCATCATGGCCACCCGCAGCATCCAGGACCCGCGCGATCGCCTGGCGACCATCCTGGTGGCGCCGCTGATGACCTGCTCGGCACGCCTGCCCGTGTATGCGCTGCTGATCGGCGCGTTCATCCCGGCCGGCAAGGTCGGCATCTTCAACCAGCAGGGCCTGGTGTTGTTCGGCCTGTACGTGGCCGGCATCCTCAGCGCGCTGGTGATGTCGTGGGTGATGAAGAAGTGGCGCCGCGACAAGAGCGAGCACCCGCTGATGCTGGAACTGCCGTCCTACCGCCTGCCGCACGTGCGCGATCTGGCCGTGGGCCTGTACGAGCGCGGCATGATCTTCCTGCGCCGGGTGGGCGGCATCATCCTGGCCCTGACCATCCTGCTGTGGGTGCTGCTGACCTTCCCGGGCGCCCCGGCCGACGCCACCATGCCGGCCATCGACTACAGCTATGCCGGCCAGATCGGCCATGCGATGACCGCGATCTTCGCGCCGCTGGGCTTCAACTGGCAGATCTGCATCGCGCTGATCCCGGGCCTGGCCGCGCGCGAAGTGGCGGTGTCCTCGCTGGCCACGGTCTACGCACTGTCGGCGGCGGACGATGATGCGGCCATCTCGGCGCTGTCGCCGGTGGTGGCTGATGGCTGGTCGCTGGCCACCGGCCTGGCGCTGATGGTGTGGTTCATCTACGCACCGATGTGCATTTCCACCCTGGCCACCATCAAGCGCGAAACCAATTCGTGGAAGACGATGGGCTTCTCGGCGCTGTACCTGTTCGCGGCAGCCTACGTGGCGGCACTGATCACCTACCAGGTGACCGTGGCGCTGGGAGGCGGCTGA
- a CDS encoding DUF6587 family protein — MDAGLLVQYLIIAVAVLVSAWVVLKKQFPGTARKLRGTLALALLKPGRAAWMQALGRKLAPPASGGGGACGGCDSCGPTKR; from the coding sequence ATGGACGCCGGCCTGCTGGTCCAGTACCTCATCATCGCGGTGGCGGTGCTGGTCAGCGCGTGGGTGGTGCTGAAAAAGCAGTTCCCCGGCACGGCGCGCAAGCTGCGTGGCACGCTGGCGCTGGCCCTGCTCAAGCCCGGTCGCGCCGCCTGGATGCAGGCGCTGGGACGGAAGCTCGCTCCGCCGGCCAGTGGCGGTGGCGGGGCGTGTGGTGGCTGCGACAGCTGCGGACCGACAAAGCGGTAG
- a CDS encoding DUF4304 domain-containing protein, whose translation MKSSTVFSKCARKTGFAGTTTTRYRLLEGASLVVNHQAATPSRGFYVNAGLYFPELLEQALTPTDLETAFRYRSSIPTPHVDWRIEETPGLRQAFIQQDLDDLLAAGDRAQLQCLLQGALGDVVGFVAAHGNRESVRRLSQHGGFRAIIRREV comes from the coding sequence ATGAAATCTTCGACAGTCTTCAGCAAATGTGCGCGGAAGACAGGCTTTGCCGGAACGACCACCACCCGCTACCGGTTGCTGGAAGGCGCCTCGCTGGTCGTCAACCACCAGGCCGCGACACCCAGCAGGGGCTTCTACGTGAATGCCGGACTCTATTTCCCGGAACTGCTCGAGCAGGCCCTCACGCCCACCGATCTCGAAACCGCGTTCAGGTATCGCAGCAGCATCCCCACGCCACATGTCGACTGGCGGATCGAAGAGACCCCCGGCCTGCGCCAGGCCTTCATCCAGCAGGATCTTGATGACCTCCTCGCCGCCGGCGATCGCGCCCAGCTGCAATGCCTGCTGCAGGGCGCCCTCGGCGATGTCGTGGGCTTCGTGGCAGCCCATGGGAACCGGGAATCAGTGAGGCGGCTGTCGCAGCACGGAGGCTTCCGGGCGATCATCCGCAGAGAGGTGTAG
- a CDS encoding 3-oxoacyl-ACP reductase — protein MERIPIMQISEQLVLVTGAGRGLGTHIARAFAAQGARVVINYQRSEAPARMLARELGGQAVALQADVTDRDQVAALLQQAQAHFGQGVTTVVNNALAAFSFNGDARDKAADIGWPAFQAQFEGSVRGALNCVQAALPGMQAQRFGRIINIGTNLFQNPVVPYHDYTAAKAALLSLTRTLAGDLGPHGITVNMLSGGLLRSTDASAATPEAVFDYIAANTPLRSVTTPAEFADAVLFFASPWARAVTGQNLVVDGGLVRD, from the coding sequence ATGGAACGCATTCCCATCATGCAGATCAGCGAACAACTGGTCCTGGTCACCGGCGCAGGACGCGGCCTGGGCACGCACATCGCCCGCGCCTTCGCCGCACAGGGCGCGCGCGTGGTCATCAACTACCAGCGCAGCGAGGCCCCGGCGCGCATGCTGGCAAGGGAACTGGGCGGGCAGGCCGTCGCCCTGCAGGCCGACGTCACCGATCGCGACCAGGTCGCCGCCCTGCTGCAGCAGGCGCAGGCACATTTCGGCCAGGGCGTGACCACCGTGGTGAACAACGCACTGGCCGCATTCTCGTTCAACGGCGATGCGCGCGACAAGGCCGCTGACATCGGCTGGCCGGCATTCCAGGCGCAGTTCGAAGGCAGCGTGCGCGGCGCACTGAACTGCGTGCAGGCCGCATTGCCGGGCATGCAGGCGCAGCGCTTCGGGCGGATCATCAACATCGGCACCAACCTGTTCCAGAACCCGGTGGTGCCGTACCACGATTACACCGCGGCCAAGGCAGCCCTGCTCTCGCTCACCCGCACCCTGGCCGGCGACCTGGGTCCGCACGGCATCACCGTGAACATGCTGTCCGGCGGCCTGCTGCGCAGCACCGATGCCAGCGCCGCCACGCCCGAAGCAGTGTTCGACTACATCGCCGCCAACACCCCGCTGCGCAGCGTCACCACCCCGGCCGAGTTCGCCGATGCGGTGCTGTTCTTCGCCAGCCCGTGGGCACGTGCGGTCACCGGGCAGAACCTGGTGGTCGATGGCGGGCTGGTCAGGGACTGA
- the dapB gene encoding 4-hydroxy-tetrahydrodipicolinate reductase, with the protein MNQTPLRLLIHGASGRMGQALLRLAAEHPEILQVVAAVTGRAPAQRVIDGVPYFAASELPGAPEFDVAIDFSLPEGFDPMLALCVERGAGLVSGTTGISAVQRQALEAAAGAIPLVWASNFSLGVAVLDELVERAAQALAGWDCDVVESHHTQKKDAPSGTALTLGAAAQRGGAEPHYASLRAGDIVGEHLVQFTGLGERIELVHRATNRDIFARGALFAARQVHGRAPGSYRVRDLLA; encoded by the coding sequence ATGAACCAGACTCCCCTTCGATTGCTCATCCATGGCGCTTCCGGGCGCATGGGCCAGGCCCTGCTGCGCCTGGCCGCCGAACATCCCGAAATCCTGCAGGTCGTGGCGGCGGTGACCGGCCGTGCGCCGGCGCAGCGCGTGATCGATGGCGTGCCGTACTTTGCCGCCAGCGAGCTGCCGGGCGCGCCGGAGTTCGACGTGGCCATCGATTTCAGCCTGCCCGAGGGCTTCGACCCGATGCTGGCGCTGTGCGTGGAGCGCGGTGCGGGCCTGGTGTCCGGCACCACCGGCATTTCCGCGGTGCAGCGGCAGGCACTGGAGGCCGCCGCAGGTGCGATCCCGCTGGTCTGGGCCTCGAACTTCAGCCTCGGCGTGGCCGTGCTGGACGAACTGGTGGAACGCGCCGCACAGGCACTGGCCGGCTGGGACTGCGACGTGGTCGAGTCGCACCACACGCAGAAGAAGGATGCGCCGTCAGGCACGGCATTGACCCTGGGTGCGGCCGCGCAGCGGGGCGGGGCGGAACCGCACTACGCCAGCCTGCGTGCGGGCGACATCGTCGGCGAGCACCTGGTGCAGTTCACCGGCCTGGGCGAGCGCATCGAGCTGGTGCACCGGGCGACCAACCGCGACATCTTCGCCCGCGGCGCGCTGTTTGCCGCCCGCCAGGTGCACGGCCGCGCGCCGGGCAGCTACCGGGTGCGGGACCTGCTGGCGTAA